The Akkermansia sp. N21116 genome includes a region encoding these proteins:
- a CDS encoding TIM-barrel domain-containing protein, whose translation MTSLTKMLAVAGIASVAWTDAHGNPIVIDNCRFTFITPNLVRMEYANKGKFLDDKTLFAQNRDILFDGVQVEKKDNNRYVFTTPAMRLEYQNDGFPFGQSNIKASFKMDGKDCGWGMASSQRRNLKGAIATLDGIGGPVPLEEGLLSRDGWYLIQDSNKEVLKNDWVTLRDRDHVQDLYLFVYGNDYKAALQSLKAVSGAAPMPRKYVHGSWYCRWWSYTADDYRQLVKEYKEHDFPLDIMVFDMDWHRKDGRVGTAHAGTRGWTGYSWNRQLIPDPAGLIAEFKKDNISVVLNEHPHDGIRDHEDMYPAFMKEMGQEPVQGKNIVFDAGDKKYMDAFMKHAHEESDKMGVAFWWLDWQQDYVYPVVRGTNMKHLPWLNHLYFNYSKQDNLRGAGFSRWGGWGDHRHPIQFSGDSGGNWNMLKFEIELTATSGNAGCFFWAHDLGGFYGGEDAELMARWIQFGLLNSSLRLHSVGNPDRRPWKWGEQAENSMRSVYHLRSRLMPYIYSSVRQCHTDMLPLNRAMYIEYPGEEDAYKNPQEFLFGDLLLGAPITTAGKGDAKVAEQRVWLPPHDVWYQFYSGKKYDGGQYVTESCDINSFPLFVKGGYPMPMQPYTDRMTSADLKTLVVRCYPGSEGASNSFSLYEDDGMTRDYEQGKCASTRLDYSLKDGVTEITVNPAEGSYQGQVKARSYRFELPSTSADIRATVNGKDVQVTPDESLQGFTVEVPETDIREKVTLRFSAK comes from the coding sequence ATGACTTCTCTTACCAAAATGCTTGCCGTAGCTGGTATTGCCTCAGTCGCATGGACGGATGCCCATGGAAATCCCATCGTCATCGATAATTGCCGGTTTACCTTCATTACACCCAATCTTGTCCGCATGGAATATGCGAACAAAGGGAAATTTTTGGATGACAAGACCTTGTTTGCACAAAACCGGGACATCTTGTTCGATGGCGTTCAGGTCGAAAAAAAAGATAACAACCGCTATGTATTTACGACTCCGGCCATGCGGCTTGAGTATCAGAATGACGGGTTCCCGTTCGGCCAGTCGAACATAAAGGCCAGTTTCAAAATGGACGGCAAGGATTGCGGATGGGGGATGGCCAGTTCCCAGAGGCGCAATCTGAAGGGCGCCATCGCAACGCTGGATGGTATCGGTGGGCCTGTTCCCCTCGAAGAAGGCCTGTTGAGCCGTGACGGCTGGTATTTGATCCAGGACTCGAACAAGGAAGTCCTGAAAAATGACTGGGTAACTCTGCGCGATAGGGATCACGTTCAGGATTTATACCTTTTCGTGTACGGGAACGATTACAAGGCCGCGCTCCAGTCCTTGAAAGCGGTCAGCGGAGCGGCCCCGATGCCGCGCAAGTATGTCCATGGCTCGTGGTACTGCCGCTGGTGGAGTTATACGGCTGATGATTACCGCCAGCTGGTCAAGGAGTACAAGGAACATGACTTCCCGCTGGATATCATGGTTTTTGACATGGACTGGCACCGGAAGGATGGACGGGTGGGTACGGCTCATGCAGGTACTCGCGGATGGACGGGGTATTCCTGGAATCGTCAATTGATCCCCGATCCGGCGGGACTGATCGCAGAGTTCAAAAAGGACAATATCAGCGTAGTCCTGAACGAACACCCTCACGACGGCATCCGCGACCACGAGGACATGTACCCCGCCTTCATGAAAGAAATGGGCCAGGAACCGGTTCAAGGAAAGAATATTGTCTTCGACGCCGGGGACAAAAAGTACATGGATGCCTTTATGAAACATGCCCATGAAGAGTCGGATAAGATGGGCGTGGCTTTCTGGTGGCTGGACTGGCAGCAGGACTACGTTTATCCCGTCGTTCGCGGCACCAACATGAAACATCTTCCCTGGCTCAATCATCTTTACTTCAACTATTCCAAGCAAGACAATCTGCGCGGTGCCGGATTCAGCCGTTGGGGCGGTTGGGGAGACCACCGTCACCCGATCCAGTTTTCCGGCGATTCCGGAGGCAATTGGAACATGTTGAAGTTCGAAATCGAATTGACCGCTACAAGCGGTAACGCCGGATGTTTCTTCTGGGCCCATGATCTGGGCGGATTCTACGGCGGCGAAGATGCGGAACTGATGGCTCGCTGGATCCAGTTCGGTCTGTTGAACTCGTCGCTCCGCCTGCATTCCGTCGGCAATCCCGATCGCCGTCCGTGGAAGTGGGGGGAACAGGCGGAAAACTCCATGCGTTCCGTTTATCATTTGCGTTCCCGCTTGATGCCTTACATCTATTCTTCCGTGCGCCAGTGCCATACGGACATGCTGCCGCTGAACCGTGCCATGTACATCGAGTACCCGGGAGAAGAAGATGCCTATAAAAATCCGCAGGAATTTCTCTTCGGAGACTTGTTGCTGGGGGCTCCGATCACGACAGCTGGCAAAGGCGATGCCAAAGTGGCCGAACAACGCGTGTGGCTGCCCCCGCATGACGTCTGGTACCAGTTCTACAGTGGCAAGAAGTATGACGGCGGTCAATACGTGACGGAAAGCTGCGACATCAACTCTTTCCCCCTCTTTGTCAAGGGAGGTTATCCCATGCCGATGCAGCCATACACCGACCGTATGACATCCGCCGACTTGAAGACACTGGTCGTCCGTTGCTATCCCGGCTCCGAAGGTGCTTCCAACAGTTTCTCCCTGTACGAAGACGATGGAATGACCCGAGACTACGAACAAGGCAAATGTGCTTCAACCAGACTGGATTATTCCCTGAAGGACGGTGTGACGGAAATCACTGTCAACCCCGCCGAAGGTTCCTACCAGGGACAGGTGAAAGCCCGCAGTTACCGCTTTGAACTTCCCTCGACCTCGGCTGACATCCGGGCAACGGTCAATGGAAAAGACGTCCAGGTTACTCCGGATGAATCCCTCCAAGGCTTTACCGTTGAAGTCCCCGAAACCGATATCCGGGAGAAAGTAACGCTGCGTTTCAGCGCCAAATAA
- a CDS encoding N-acetyltransferase, producing the protein MNDTQLIIRPETEQDRNTTETLTRDAFWDVYHPGCSEHLILHRLRSASGMIPELNLVAEREGRIIGHGMATRAKIVSPGRRDEDRILCLGPLSVAPDCRKQGVGGVLIRAIVSRAKELGFLAVVLVGHPEYYGRFGFQCTRPWQIGLPGIGMIDELMLLELQPGSMSSVEGEFHTDPAFEVGSEEVEEFDRRFPFREKHITDTQLP; encoded by the coding sequence ATGAATGATACACAATTGATCATCCGTCCGGAAACGGAACAGGACCGCAACACAACCGAAACCCTGACAAGAGACGCATTTTGGGATGTTTACCATCCCGGGTGCAGCGAACATCTGATCCTTCACCGTCTGAGATCGGCTTCCGGGATGATTCCGGAACTGAACTTGGTGGCCGAGAGGGAAGGGCGCATTATTGGGCATGGAATGGCGACGAGGGCTAAAATCGTGTCTCCCGGCAGGCGGGATGAAGACCGGATCCTGTGTCTTGGCCCATTGAGTGTTGCTCCTGATTGCCGGAAGCAGGGAGTGGGAGGGGTGTTGATACGGGCGATTGTGTCCCGGGCAAAGGAACTCGGGTTTCTTGCTGTCGTCCTTGTCGGACATCCGGAGTACTACGGACGTTTCGGGTTTCAGTGTACCCGCCCCTGGCAAATCGGTTTGCCGGGCATTGGCATGATTGATGAACTCATGCTTCTGGAGTTGCAGCCCGGAAGCATGAGTAGTGTGGAGGGAGAATTCCATACCGACCCGGCTTTTGAAGTAGGAAGTGAAGAGGTGGAGGAATTCGACAGGCGTTTCCCATTCCGTGAAAAACACATTACGGATACCCAACTTCCGTAG
- a CDS encoding chorismate-binding protein: protein MNLPLPPDIHSGAFVRLDGGRVLWGIGPFSEAAEPPGEGVAFYINSFDLSDPLPWKIPARVEETSSPVGRVTKEVDISWEAPAPDSFAQVFSEMMAEIEAGRLEKTVPALAESGVLHRPGDVAELMVRCLDASPKLYPYGFWAGGEGFCGVTPEYLFIQEGRTLETMALAGTARPEDENVFIHDSKEIREHEIVAGTLMSRLAPYGRLTRSPRGILNLDTLIHMYSSIHLETRDAKSPGFWINLLHPTPALGSKPRTPETLRQLQEWRDRMLCPRQFGAPFGISVDGKAILLVAIRSLHWEGDHIALTAGCGVVRGSGLIHEWRELALKRRTILHSLGL from the coding sequence GTGAATTTGCCTCTGCCCCCAGATATCCATTCCGGAGCGTTTGTCCGCCTCGACGGTGGTCGCGTCTTGTGGGGGATCGGGCCGTTTTCCGAAGCGGCGGAACCTCCTGGCGAAGGTGTGGCTTTCTATATTAACTCGTTCGATTTGTCGGATCCGCTACCGTGGAAGATTCCTGCACGGGTGGAAGAAACATCTTCTCCTGTCGGCAGGGTGACGAAGGAAGTGGATATTTCCTGGGAGGCTCCCGCGCCCGATTCTTTTGCCCAGGTTTTTTCCGAGATGATGGCCGAAATCGAAGCCGGACGCCTCGAAAAAACAGTTCCGGCCTTGGCTGAATCCGGGGTGCTGCATCGGCCTGGCGATGTGGCGGAATTGATGGTTAGGTGTCTGGATGCGTCTCCGAAATTGTATCCGTACGGTTTTTGGGCGGGCGGGGAAGGGTTTTGCGGAGTGACTCCGGAGTATCTTTTTATTCAGGAGGGACGCACTCTGGAAACCATGGCATTGGCCGGAACGGCCCGTCCGGAAGACGAAAATGTTTTCATCCATGATTCCAAGGAAATCCGGGAACACGAGATCGTGGCCGGTACACTGATGAGCAGACTGGCCCCGTATGGACGCCTGACGCGTTCTCCACGCGGGATTTTGAATCTGGATACGTTGATCCACATGTATTCCTCCATCCATTTGGAAACGCGGGATGCCAAGTCTCCCGGATTTTGGATCAACCTCTTGCATCCGACGCCTGCTCTGGGATCCAAGCCCCGTACTCCGGAAACCCTGCGGCAGCTTCAGGAGTGGAGGGATCGCATGCTTTGCCCACGTCAGTTCGGAGCCCCCTTCGGCATTTCCGTGGACGGCAAGGCGATCCTGCTGGTGGCCATCCGTTCCCTCCATTGGGAGGGCGATCATATTGCCCTGACTGCCGGATGCGGAGTCGTACGGGGATCGGGCCTGATCCATGAATGGCGTGAACTGGCTTTGAAGCGCCGCACGATTCTCCATTCCCTCGGGTTATAG
- a CDS encoding glutamate-5-semialdehyde dehydrogenase, protein MNPLTVYGERARDAAIAMQGLGTARKNEALERMAALLEEETPAILQANAADVRMACEEGRNAAFIDRLMLDAGRMRQVVACVRKVASLPDPSGRILEEWSRPNGLIIRKVSVPIGVIGFIYESRGTVTCDAASLCVKAGNAVILRGGKESRRTNEVMIGAIRRALVESGLPEDAVQLVAGGGRDEVRQLCELEDYVHVLIPRGGKGLVSAVSQYARMPVLKHLDGICHTYVDASARLEMALNICDDAKTQRPGVCNAMETLLVCRNIASEFLPRLAARMERRGVELRGCPESLPLLGNAASLASEEDWRTEYEDLILSVCIVDGLDAAISHINRYGSHHSDAIVTEDAGAVKLFMTMVDSACVYHNCSTRFSDGEEFGFGAEIGIGTGKLHARGPMGLRELTTYKYEIEGSGQLKDHDRVRGVE, encoded by the coding sequence ATGAATCCCTTGACCGTTTATGGAGAACGCGCCCGTGACGCAGCCATTGCCATGCAGGGGCTGGGTACTGCCCGCAAGAACGAGGCCTTGGAACGCATGGCTGCTTTGCTGGAGGAAGAAACTCCGGCCATCCTGCAGGCTAATGCAGCGGATGTCCGTATGGCTTGTGAAGAGGGACGCAATGCGGCGTTTATCGACCGGCTGATGCTGGATGCCGGGCGCATGCGCCAAGTGGTGGCCTGTGTCCGCAAGGTTGCTTCCCTGCCTGATCCTTCGGGGCGGATACTGGAGGAGTGGAGCCGTCCCAATGGGCTTATCATCAGAAAGGTAAGTGTACCGATCGGTGTAATCGGGTTTATTTACGAGAGCCGGGGCACGGTGACGTGCGATGCGGCGTCTTTGTGCGTGAAGGCAGGTAATGCCGTGATTCTTCGCGGAGGGAAGGAGTCCCGCAGGACGAATGAAGTGATGATCGGAGCTATCCGGCGTGCTTTGGTGGAAAGCGGATTGCCTGAGGATGCCGTTCAATTGGTAGCCGGCGGCGGCCGTGACGAAGTCCGCCAGTTGTGCGAGTTGGAAGACTATGTCCATGTTCTGATTCCCCGGGGAGGCAAGGGACTGGTTTCTGCTGTAAGCCAGTATGCGCGCATGCCTGTCTTAAAGCACCTGGACGGTATTTGCCATACTTACGTTGATGCCTCGGCGCGGTTGGAGATGGCCCTGAATATTTGTGACGATGCCAAGACCCAGCGTCCGGGCGTTTGCAACGCGATGGAGACCCTCCTGGTCTGCCGCAACATTGCTTCGGAATTTCTGCCTCGTCTGGCAGCCAGAATGGAGCGGCGGGGAGTGGAGCTGCGCGGGTGTCCGGAGAGCCTTCCTTTGCTGGGTAATGCGGCTTCTCTGGCCAGTGAAGAGGATTGGAGGACGGAGTACGAGGATTTGATTCTTTCCGTTTGTATTGTTGATGGACTGGATGCCGCCATAAGTCATATCAACCGTTACGGTTCTCACCACAGTGATGCCATTGTCACGGAGGATGCCGGAGCGGTGAAGCTTTTCATGACGATGGTGGATAGTGCATGCGTTTACCATAATTGCTCGACTCGGTTCAGTGATGGGGAAGAGTTCGGCTTTGGCGCGGAAATCGGCATTGGTACGGGTAAACTCCATGCTCGGGGGCCTATGGGGCTCCGGGAGTTGACGACGTACAAGTACGAGATCGAAGGCTCCGGGCAGCTGAAGGATCATGACAGAGTCAGGGGGGTGGAATGA
- the proB gene encoding glutamate 5-kinase — translation MKIVVKVGTGVLTKQESGTLDEASIVHLVSALASLMEDGHQVFLVSSGAVGAGVNVMGLSAYPSELSVRQACAAVGQTRLMHIYDNLFQHFGINAAQLLLTADDLRDRRDYVHATLDCLAKRGNIIPIINENDTVAVQELKFGDNDILSVLMAELIQADRLFLLTGVDGLYPPDEERKTIISEVENVDDVLGFAGEDHGKFSMGGMHAKLRAVKRAVESGIGTWIVNGYCPERIGELMEGRGIGTYFKPVR, via the coding sequence ATGAAAATAGTTGTAAAAGTCGGGACAGGCGTTCTGACCAAACAGGAATCCGGCACTTTGGACGAAGCTTCCATCGTGCATCTCGTGAGTGCATTGGCCTCGTTGATGGAGGACGGTCATCAAGTCTTTCTCGTCAGTTCCGGCGCGGTGGGGGCCGGGGTGAATGTGATGGGGCTTTCAGCCTATCCGTCCGAACTCTCGGTCAGGCAGGCTTGTGCTGCCGTCGGACAGACCCGCCTGATGCATATTTACGACAACCTTTTCCAGCACTTCGGGATTAATGCCGCCCAGCTCCTGTTGACGGCCGACGACTTGCGGGACAGACGGGATTATGTGCATGCAACGCTGGATTGCCTGGCGAAACGCGGCAATATCATTCCTATTATCAATGAGAACGACACGGTTGCTGTCCAGGAATTGAAGTTCGGAGATAACGATATTCTTTCCGTTCTGATGGCGGAATTGATCCAGGCTGACAGGTTGTTCCTCTTGACCGGGGTGGATGGCTTGTACCCGCCGGACGAGGAACGCAAGACGATTATCTCCGAAGTGGAGAATGTGGATGATGTGCTGGGATTTGCAGGAGAGGACCACGGGAAGTTTTCCATGGGAGGTATGCATGCCAAGCTCCGTGCCGTCAAACGCGCCGTTGAATCGGGGATCGGTACATGGATCGTCAATGGATACTGCCCGGAACGCATCGGGGAGTTGATGGAAGGCCGCGGAATAGGAACTTATTTCAAACCTGTACGGTGA
- a CDS encoding HlyD family efflux transporter periplasmic adaptor subunit, with the protein MKPDAHKGTQWVLIAILVLQIGILCFVGLRKSEPLECEVSMNSPANQLLPPLEEKQQAAPEPVCVFGTVEALHETELTSGVTGFVEWISPELTPGGKFRKGQEMLKVGKLEYLARLSQAKADLEQTRLEMVEEKAQAINSVGSWVGDKSHKQGSSSELLVRLPHRRALAARVEAMEAEVKIAEQALERTTVVAPYDCVIGSRLVDKGSRVQDGTPVASLFSLDERVVRVAVPVKNLEQLGWNSEGNTNARVYAYIQVGELRYQWEGKVDRLEGRVDPKSADLMLVARMDANEANPVNLRVAPVGLSVRVELLPSGVAGDGADGVPVLKQEERPAGEPCPPMPASAPPGVAA; encoded by the coding sequence ATGAAACCGGATGCTCATAAGGGAACGCAATGGGTGCTCATTGCTATTCTCGTGTTGCAAATAGGCATTCTCTGTTTTGTCGGTCTCCGGAAATCGGAACCTCTTGAATGCGAGGTTTCCATGAATTCTCCCGCAAACCAGCTTCTCCCTCCGTTGGAGGAAAAGCAGCAAGCGGCGCCGGAACCGGTGTGCGTGTTTGGCACGGTGGAAGCCCTGCATGAGACGGAACTGACCTCCGGTGTTACGGGATTCGTCGAATGGATCAGTCCGGAATTGACTCCGGGAGGCAAGTTTCGCAAAGGGCAGGAAATGCTCAAGGTGGGCAAGTTGGAGTATTTGGCTCGCTTGTCCCAAGCCAAGGCGGATTTGGAACAAACTCGCCTGGAAATGGTCGAAGAAAAAGCCCAGGCTATTAATTCGGTGGGTTCCTGGGTGGGAGATAAATCGCACAAGCAGGGAAGTTCATCCGAACTGCTTGTCAGGCTTCCGCATCGCCGGGCTTTGGCTGCGCGTGTCGAGGCTATGGAGGCGGAAGTCAAAATTGCGGAGCAAGCGCTTGAGAGAACTACGGTTGTGGCCCCATACGATTGCGTGATCGGCTCCCGCTTGGTCGACAAGGGAAGCCGGGTGCAGGATGGTACTCCTGTTGCTTCGTTGTTTTCCTTGGATGAGCGGGTGGTGCGCGTTGCCGTTCCTGTCAAAAATCTTGAACAACTGGGGTGGAACTCCGAGGGAAATACCAATGCCCGTGTGTATGCCTATATCCAGGTGGGGGAACTTCGCTACCAATGGGAAGGGAAGGTGGATCGGCTGGAGGGACGGGTGGATCCCAAATCGGCTGATTTGATGCTGGTGGCCCGTATGGATGCCAATGAGGCGAATCCGGTTAATTTGCGTGTGGCGCCGGTTGGATTGTCTGTCCGCGTCGAGTTGTTGCCGTCCGGTGTAGCCGGTGATGGTGCCGATGGCGTTCCCGTATTGAAGCAAGAAGAGCGACCTGCGGGAGAACCTTGTCCTCCAATGCCTGCCTCCGCCCCTCCGGGAGTTGCAGCCTGA
- a CDS encoding YbjN domain-containing protein, with protein sequence METKPSLLDRVCSILVQRGDEFEWISESGDLSTKTGIAYVQYDTMIPTSFLFTEASNPQTLILDVLFAAKVPQDRHVEMSLILGKLNEDQMCGDFRLDLNSGYVYFRQSVVVEKLNLSAEQFNQLIFNLERIGLDTAETYAQTLETEFPG encoded by the coding sequence ATGGAAACAAAACCAAGTCTGCTTGATCGCGTTTGCAGTATTCTTGTTCAGCGTGGAGATGAATTTGAATGGATTTCCGAATCGGGGGATTTATCCACGAAGACGGGCATTGCCTACGTCCAATATGATACCATGATTCCGACGAGCTTTCTTTTCACGGAGGCGTCCAATCCCCAGACTCTGATTCTGGATGTGCTCTTTGCTGCCAAAGTTCCGCAGGACAGACATGTGGAAATGAGCCTGATCCTCGGTAAATTGAATGAAGACCAAATGTGCGGCGATTTCCGTCTGGATCTCAATAGCGGGTATGTGTATTTCCGCCAGTCCGTTGTGGTTGAAAAACTGAATCTTTCCGCAGAACAGTTTAATCAGCTTATCTTCAATCTGGAACGAATCGGATTGGATACGGCTGAAACATATGCGCAAACGCTGGAAACCGAATTCCCCGGTTAA